Proteins encoded by one window of Arachis hypogaea cultivar Tifrunner chromosome 1, arahy.Tifrunner.gnm2.J5K5, whole genome shotgun sequence:
- the LOC112789419 gene encoding pectinesterase — MGGNLVIAYIILSFYPLFIIVHGTDNKLSCNQTPYPTLCNHYIIGTTNYSISSSYYSFHDMALKVTMDQAIVAHKLVSSTMESNDFKDKRAKSAWEDCLELYENTIYQLNRSMSSNNLNDRLTWQSASIANQQTCQNGFLDSNLSSHYLNYFPSISTNLSNLLSNSLAITNTLTSFTSLPKHPVARGGRKLLSFNGFPEWLSPSDRRLLQALPGTAAPKADIVVAQDGSGNYKSVSEGVAAAGRVSKNGRVVVYVKAGVYRESVKIKGGIKNLMMFGDGIGVTIITGSKNYEDGSTTVGSATFTVSSDGFIARDLTIENSAGPQKHQAVALLSSSDHSVFYRCSFRGYQDTLYVLSQRQFYRDCDIYGTIDFIFGDAVALFQNCNIFLRKPMSKQQNAVTAQGRTDPNENTGIVIHNCRIMAASDLKPVQGSVKCFLGRPWQKYSRTVVVKSSLDGLIEAAGWMPWAGSFALNTLYYGEYMNIGAGANTAGRVKWPGFHVITNPSEALKFTVANFLDGGSWIPGTGVPFETGL, encoded by the exons ATGGGGGGCAACTTGGTCATTGCATACATTATTTTATCCTTTTATCCTCTTTTCATTATTGTGCATGGCACTGATAATAAGTTATCATGCAATCAAACTCCATATCCCACTCTATGTAACCATTACATTATTGGCACTACCAATTATTCAATTTCCTCTTCTTATTATTCCTTCCATGACATGGCCCTTAAGGTCACCATGGACCAAGCAATAGTAGCACACAAACTTGTCTCATCAACCATGGAATCCAACGATTTCAAAGACAAGAGAGCCAAGTCCGCATGGGAAGATTGTTTGGAACTCTATGAGAATACAATCTATCAGCTCAACCGTTCAATGAGCTCAAACAATTTAAACGACAGGTTAACATGGCAAAGTGCTTCTATTGCCAATCAACAAACATGCCAAAACGGTTTTCTTGATTCTAACCTTTCATCTCACTACCTAAACTACTTTCCATCCATTTCAACCAACTTATCCAACTTGCTCAGCAACTCTTTGGCCATTACCAATACATTAACGTCCTTCACTTCGTTACCAAAACACCCGGTTGCTCGCGGCGGTCGAAAATTGCTTTCTTTTAATGGCTTCCCAGAGTGGCTATCTCCTTCCGACAGGAGGCTTCTTCAGGCTTTGCCGGGAACGGCGGCACCGAAGGCGGACATTGTGGTGGCACAGGACGGGAGTGGGAATTACAAGAGTGTTTCGGAGGGCGTGGCGGCGGCCGGTAGGGTGAGTAAGAATGGTCGAGTGGTTGTGTACGTGAAAGCTGGCGTTTACCGAGAGAGTGTGAAGATAAAGGGAGGTATAAAGAATTTGATGATGTTTGGGGATGGTATCGGAGTTACCATTATTACAGGTAGCAAGAATTATGAAGACGGCTCCACCACTGTTGGTTCAGCTACTTTTA CGGTGTCGAGTGATGGGTTCATCGCTAGGGACTTAACAATTGAGAACAGTGCTGGGCCACAGAAGCACCAAGCGGTGGCACTTCTTTCCAGCTCCGATCACTCCGTCTTCTACCGCTGTAGCTTCAGAGGCTACCAAGACACCTTATACGTCCTTTCCCAACGCCAATTCTACCGCGACTGCGACATCTACGGCACCATAGATTTCATCTTCGGTGACGCCGTCGCCCTCTTCCAAAACTGCAACATCTTCTTGAGAAAACCAATGAGTAAGCAACAGAACGCAGTCACAGCACAAGGGAGAACCGATCCCAACGAGAACACCGGCATTGTCATCCACAACTGCCGTATCATGGCGGCTTCAGATCTGAAGCCAGTTCAGGGATCTGTGAAGTGCTTCCTCGGGCGGCCGTGGCAGAAGTACTCAAGAACGGTGGTGGTGAAGAGTAGCCTGGACGGTTTGATTGAAGCGGCAGGGTGGATGCCATGGGCGGGAAGCTTTGCCTTGAATACATTGTATTATGGAGAGTATATGAATATTGGAGCTGGTGCTAACACTGCAGGCAGGGTTAAATGGCCTGGCTTTCATGTTATTACCAACCCTTCTGAGGCTTTGAAATTTACTGTTGCTAATTTCTTGGATGGTGGATCCTGGATTCCTGGCACTGGTGTTCCCTTTGAAACTGGCCTTTGA